Proteins encoded within one genomic window of Granulicella pectinivorans:
- a CDS encoding alpha/beta hydrolase family protein has product MHTTIESHGTTIRLNQIEPTTDTLHPAIVYLHGAGGDTTYWPDRLAPYIHQSRFAFYAPHYLDRTHDRHATPDIIFDGVHVPQWLETVTDALDYVRSRPNVDPNRIALVGVSLGAFLSLAHASLHPGIRCIAEISGGIVEPFASHATSAYPPTLILHGEIDQVVAIDQARALEQRLQTLGIAHERHILPGETHYFTAPAAHRIVEYIADFFERYL; this is encoded by the coding sequence ATGCACACGACCATCGAGAGCCACGGCACCACCATTCGCCTCAACCAGATCGAGCCCACCACAGACACCCTCCACCCCGCCATCGTCTACTTGCACGGAGCCGGGGGCGACACCACCTACTGGCCCGACCGCCTCGCTCCGTATATCCACCAGTCCCGCTTCGCCTTCTACGCTCCGCATTACCTCGACCGCACCCACGACCGGCACGCCACCCCCGACATCATCTTCGACGGCGTCCACGTCCCGCAGTGGCTCGAGACCGTGACCGACGCCCTCGACTACGTCCGCTCGCGCCCCAACGTCGACCCCAACCGCATCGCCCTGGTCGGCGTATCGCTGGGTGCGTTCCTCTCCCTCGCCCACGCCTCGCTCCACCCCGGCATCCGCTGCATTGCCGAGATATCCGGCGGGATCGTCGAACCCTTCGCCTCGCATGCCACCAGCGCCTACCCACCCACCCTCATCCTGCACGGAGAGATTGATCAGGTCGTCGCCATCGATCAGGCGCGTGCCCTGGAACAGCGTCTCCAGACTCTCGGCATCGCCCACGAGCGCCATATCCTTCCCGGGGAGACACACTACTTCACCGCACCCGCAGCTCACCGCATTGTCGAATACATCGCCGACTTCTTCGAACGCTATTTGTAG
- a CDS encoding DinB family protein, whose protein sequence is MKRISSLAVLASLSISGALSIPVCAQMAHGPTAPAPYLGPAGEVLRSYTNLKGNIVKAAEKMPAEDYGYKAGLDIRTYARVVNHVTEAQSHTCSALLGTKFESEMVPADTADKATIVASLKASFDLCDKAYATLTDTNVTEAIQIGPNKRSRIGAAWGNVSHDNEQYAILSFYLRLKGLIAPTPSEK, encoded by the coding sequence ATGAAGCGCATCTCGTCCCTCGCCGTCCTCGCCTCCCTTTCGATCTCCGGAGCCCTCTCGATCCCTGTCTGCGCCCAGATGGCCCACGGCCCCACCGCTCCCGCTCCCTACCTCGGTCCGGCCGGTGAGGTCCTGCGCAGCTACACCAATCTCAAAGGCAACATCGTGAAGGCGGCGGAAAAGATGCCGGCCGAAGACTACGGCTACAAGGCCGGCCTCGACATCCGCACCTACGCCCGCGTTGTCAACCACGTCACCGAAGCTCAGTCCCACACCTGCTCCGCCCTGCTCGGTACAAAGTTCGAGTCCGAGATGGTTCCTGCAGACACCGCCGACAAGGCCACCATCGTCGCCAGCCTGAAGGCCTCCTTCGACCTCTGCGACAAGGCCTACGCCACCCTCACCGACACCAACGTCACTGAGGCGATCCAGATCGGCCCCAACAAGCGTTCGCGCATCGGCGCAGCCTGGGGCAACGTCTCGCATGACAACGAGCAGTACGCCATCCTCTCCTTCTACCTGCGTCTCAAGGGCCTCATCGCCCCCACCCCAAGCGAGAAATAA
- a CDS encoding TatD family hydrolase: protein MLIDSHAHLDSFEDLEAVLARARDENISTILAIGIGEGPETMHQALAIAKSHTGVPAIFASVGIHPQEAHQATPEALADLARLAADPKVIAIGEIGLDYYHFDNPDIPTQQAAFISQLKIANDLRKPILIHCRTSELARPDAKAKYGDADAWEDLLSILSTHWPTSNQGIMHCFSGSVDHAARSVEAGFYLSFAGNLTYPKSDEIRQAAQKAPENRILVETDSPFLAPIPYRGQRNEPALVTHTASLLANLRGLTTEALAELTTNNFHRLFPTTMR, encoded by the coding sequence ATGCTCATCGACTCACACGCCCACCTGGACAGCTTCGAAGACCTAGAAGCTGTCCTCGCTCGTGCCCGTGACGAGAACATCTCCACCATTCTCGCCATCGGCATCGGCGAAGGCCCCGAAACCATGCATCAGGCCCTCGCCATCGCCAAGTCCCACACCGGTGTGCCCGCGATCTTCGCCTCGGTCGGCATCCATCCTCAGGAGGCTCACCAGGCCACTCCGGAGGCCCTCGCCGACCTCGCTCGCCTCGCTGCCGACCCCAAAGTCATCGCAATCGGCGAGATCGGCCTCGACTACTACCACTTCGACAACCCCGACATCCCCACCCAGCAGGCTGCCTTCATCTCCCAGTTGAAGATCGCCAACGACCTCCGCAAGCCGATCCTCATCCACTGCCGCACCTCTGAGCTCGCCCGCCCCGACGCCAAGGCGAAGTACGGCGACGCCGACGCATGGGAGGATCTTTTGTCCATACTTTCCACACATTGGCCCACGTCCAACCAGGGAATTATGCACTGTTTTTCTGGTTCTGTGGACCACGCCGCACGGTCCGTCGAGGCCGGTTTCTACCTGTCATTCGCCGGAAATCTCACCTATCCCAAGTCCGACGAAATCCGCCAGGCTGCCCAGAAAGCCCCGGAAAACCGCATTTTGGTAGAGACCGACTCCCCTTTCCTGGCCCCTATCCCCTACCGCGGACAGCGCAACGAGCCAGCCCTGGTCACCCACACCGCCAGCCTTTTAGCCAACCTTCGCGGCCTCACCACCGAAGCCCTCGCCGAACTGACAACAAACAACTTCCACCGCCTCTTCCCCACCACCATGCGGTAG
- a CDS encoding YajQ family cyclic di-GMP-binding protein has product MAADNSFDVVSKVELQEVKNAIDQASKEVNARFDLKSSKSKIELADGDEAIQLASQDEYTLSAVIEILSQKLVKRGISLKNLEYEKIEPASNSSVRQKIKLKQGIASDNAKKIVAVVKDSKLKAQASIQGDTVRVVSKDRDVLQQIMAKLRGGDFGVEIQFTNFRSN; this is encoded by the coding sequence ATGGCAGCAGATAACAGCTTCGACGTCGTCAGCAAAGTAGAGCTCCAGGAAGTGAAAAACGCCATCGATCAGGCCAGCAAAGAGGTGAACGCCCGCTTCGACCTCAAGAGCTCGAAGTCGAAGATCGAGTTGGCAGATGGGGATGAGGCCATCCAACTCGCGTCGCAGGACGAGTACACCCTGTCAGCCGTCATCGAGATCCTCTCGCAAAAGCTGGTCAAGCGTGGCATCTCGTTGAAAAACCTCGAGTATGAAAAGATCGAACCGGCCTCTAACTCCTCTGTCCGCCAGAAAATCAAGCTGAAGCAGGGCATCGCCTCCGACAACGCGAAGAAAATCGTCGCGGTGGTCAAAGATTCGAAGCTGAAGGCGCAGGCCAGCATCCAGGGTGACACTGTACGCGTGGTCTCCAAGGATCGCGACGTCCTGCAGCAGATTATGGCCAAGCTCCGCGGCGGCGACTTCGGCGTCGAAATTCAGTTCACGAACTTCCGCTCGAACTAA
- a CDS encoding polyprenyl synthetase family protein: MSTLSIATAEEVKDLLADDLAAIEREFSQQSASPIEVVTDIATYLMSGGGKRIRPLLLLLSAKALGCENHSRIRLGAVVEMLHTATLVHDDIIDEADMRRGRPSANTTWGNSKCVLAGDWLYMQAFEAALEERNFKVLDYLISLTKQMVEGELLQMEKLGHLINEEEYFDLIYRKTACLFKVSMQLGAAITHADDDIESHLGEYGRNLGLAFQIVDDVLDLTAAENVLGKPVASDLREGKATLAVIHALERGTGADREAIRTVLADRSFDRVSHVQILEILHRHGSIAYAMDTACAYAEAARLSLSMLPDTDAKRALLWVPGFVTSRDR; the protein is encoded by the coding sequence GTGAGCACGCTCTCCATCGCGACCGCAGAGGAAGTCAAAGACCTCCTTGCCGACGACCTCGCCGCCATCGAGCGCGAGTTCTCGCAGCAGTCCGCATCTCCGATCGAAGTCGTCACGGATATCGCGACGTACCTCATGTCGGGCGGCGGCAAGCGCATTCGTCCCCTGCTCCTTTTGCTCTCCGCGAAGGCCCTCGGATGCGAGAATCACAGCCGCATTCGGCTCGGCGCCGTCGTTGAGATGCTGCACACCGCGACCCTGGTGCACGACGACATCATCGACGAAGCTGATATGCGCCGCGGCCGGCCATCAGCAAATACCACCTGGGGCAACTCCAAGTGCGTGCTGGCCGGCGACTGGCTCTACATGCAAGCCTTCGAAGCCGCACTTGAAGAGCGCAACTTCAAGGTACTCGACTACCTCATCTCGCTGACCAAGCAGATGGTCGAAGGCGAGTTGCTCCAGATGGAGAAACTCGGCCACCTCATCAACGAAGAAGAATACTTCGACCTGATCTACCGCAAGACGGCTTGCCTCTTCAAGGTTTCGATGCAGCTTGGTGCAGCCATCACGCACGCCGATGACGATATCGAGTCGCACCTCGGCGAGTACGGCCGTAACCTTGGACTCGCGTTCCAGATCGTCGACGATGTTCTCGACCTGACGGCAGCCGAAAACGTTCTCGGCAAGCCCGTCGCCTCGGACCTTCGCGAAGGCAAGGCGACACTCGCGGTGATCCACGCACTTGAGCGCGGCACAGGAGCCGATCGGGAAGCCATCCGCACGGTGCTTGCCGACCGTAGCTTTGATCGTGTGTCGCATGTGCAGATCCTCGAGATTCTGCATCGCCATGGGTCGATCGCATATGCGATGGACACGGCATGTGCCTACGCCGAGGCCGCACGGCTCTCGCTCAGCATGCTTCCTGACACCGACGCCAAGCGCGCGCTGCTCTGGGTGCCGGGCTTTGTCACCTCCCGCGACCGCTAA
- a CDS encoding Ig-like domain repeat protein, giving the protein MNKRRLEVAAGLPEGKMLDRAFEMGSRVGPKTFALFTRMALVAASLTVPFARPLSAQTSAQLRALSNQQVASGVEATTVPVSVPAGLAYDAVGNLYIAAMNDQVIRKVDLNGIITTVVGTGEQGFGGDGGAALSAQLDSPAGIAIDGSGNLYIADSHNHRIREVVNGVISTIAGTGTAGFSGDGAAATSAQLNLPTAVSVDASGNLYIADTNNQRIRKVVAGTITTVAGTGEQIYSGDGGPALLAGLDSPNGVAADTLVAGKFYIGDTHNQRVRQVDASGIISTLAGTGTKAFSGDGSSGVGAGLARPRGLAVDTSGRILIADSDNNRVRLLANGTIATIAGDGEQTFAGDTGLAIDAALDTPRTTAVSNSGLIALTDTNNQRVRGITLSGAIATLAGIAPSSTESLVLSGVTSTVYGSGSLTATFNYGSATATGTVTLLDGTTAAGTATFSSNTATFSLATLTAGQHTLTASYAGDTNNPAIVSGVYLVTVTPLAIVATANPVSILYGQPIPTLTGTLTGVLPADTANVTAVFATTATQGSQTGLYPITVSLTGSAAPNYSVSLVTGGQSGPDGVTIAPASSRTVLTTSNASPAYSVSTTLTATVTASTSGTATGTVQFLNGATVLGTSALNAGGVATLPVSTLPLGVNSVTAVYSGDTNLTTSTSASVTETVTPFALVATANPVSVLYGQPIPALTGTLTGVAQADAANVTAVFATTATQGARSGVYPITVTLTGSAAANYTVSLSGTPAVTIAAAGSRTVLASSNASIVFSTPITLTATVTSLTSGTPTGTVQFLNGTTVLGTVAVNAGGVATLVVSTLPIGVNALTAVYAGDTNFATSASTAIAETVGSSDFSFNLATGGNGTQTVTPGLSATFPFTVAPTLATFPQAVTFTVSGLPPGATYTLSPASIAAGAGSTAMTLTVQTSNLAGKLAPAPMPRRHGWPAVALGLLLLPFGTRRFRRLSRRFSRRGLMLVWMVFGLAAAGALSGCGAGGFFNQQQQSYNIVVTATSGSISHTASVTLTVQ; this is encoded by the coding sequence ATGAACAAGAGAAGGCTGGAAGTCGCGGCTGGTCTCCCGGAGGGGAAGATGCTCGATCGGGCTTTTGAAATGGGGAGCAGGGTAGGGCCGAAGACGTTTGCACTCTTCACCCGCATGGCTCTCGTTGCAGCGTCGCTGACCGTTCCCTTTGCGCGGCCCTTGAGCGCCCAAACGTCCGCTCAGTTACGCGCTTTGTCGAATCAGCAAGTTGCGAGCGGTGTTGAGGCGACGACTGTTCCTGTTTCTGTTCCTGCTGGTCTTGCGTACGATGCAGTGGGGAACCTTTATATCGCAGCGATGAACGATCAGGTGATCCGGAAGGTTGACCTGAACGGGATAATCACGACGGTGGTTGGCACCGGCGAGCAGGGTTTTGGTGGCGATGGTGGTGCTGCGCTCTCGGCGCAGCTTGACTCCCCGGCCGGTATCGCGATCGACGGCTCCGGCAACCTGTATATCGCGGACTCGCATAACCACCGGATTCGCGAGGTGGTGAACGGTGTGATCAGCACCATCGCGGGCACGGGCACGGCAGGCTTCTCCGGCGATGGAGCCGCCGCGACGAGCGCGCAGTTGAACCTTCCCACCGCCGTCAGCGTCGATGCTTCCGGCAACCTGTACATCGCGGACACGAACAACCAGCGCATCCGCAAGGTGGTGGCGGGTACGATCACGACGGTCGCGGGTACTGGCGAACAGATCTACTCCGGCGATGGTGGCCCCGCTCTTCTGGCCGGTCTCGATTCGCCCAACGGCGTTGCGGCCGATACGCTGGTCGCAGGCAAGTTCTACATCGGCGATACGCATAACCAGCGGGTTCGCCAGGTGGATGCCTCCGGGATCATCAGCACGCTGGCGGGCACGGGCACGAAGGCCTTCTCGGGCGACGGTTCGAGCGGTGTGGGAGCCGGCCTCGCTCGGCCCCGCGGCCTGGCCGTGGACACCAGCGGTCGCATCCTGATCGCGGACTCCGACAACAACCGCGTGCGGCTTCTCGCCAACGGTACTATCGCGACGATCGCGGGGGACGGTGAGCAGACCTTTGCGGGGGACACGGGTCTGGCGATCGACGCGGCTCTCGATACACCGCGTACCACCGCCGTGAGCAACTCCGGCCTCATCGCCCTGACCGATACGAACAACCAGCGCGTGCGGGGCATCACCCTGTCCGGCGCCATCGCGACGCTGGCCGGCATCGCTCCCAGCTCGACCGAGTCGCTGGTGCTGAGCGGCGTCACCAGCACGGTCTACGGCAGCGGCTCGTTGACCGCCACATTCAACTACGGCAGCGCCACGGCGACCGGAACGGTAACGCTTCTCGATGGCACGACCGCAGCCGGCACCGCAACGTTCAGCAGCAACACCGCTACGTTCTCGCTGGCGACCCTGACCGCCGGCCAGCACACCCTTACGGCGTCCTACGCGGGCGATACGAACAACCCGGCGATCGTCAGCGGCGTGTACCTCGTCACGGTGACGCCGCTTGCCATTGTCGCCACGGCGAACCCGGTCTCGATCCTGTACGGTCAGCCGATTCCCACGCTGACCGGCACCCTGACGGGCGTCCTTCCCGCCGATACAGCCAACGTCACGGCGGTCTTCGCGACGACCGCGACGCAGGGTTCGCAGACCGGCCTCTATCCCATCACGGTGTCGCTGACGGGCTCCGCCGCGCCCAACTATAGCGTCTCTCTCGTGACGGGCGGCCAGAGCGGCCCCGACGGTGTCACCATCGCGCCGGCCTCCAGCAGGACAGTTCTGACGACCTCGAACGCCTCCCCGGCCTACTCGGTCTCGACGACGCTGACCGCGACCGTCACGGCCTCGACGAGCGGCACGGCGACCGGAACGGTCCAGTTCCTGAACGGTGCCACGGTCCTCGGGACATCGGCCCTGAACGCCGGCGGTGTTGCAACGCTGCCGGTCTCGACCCTTCCCCTGGGCGTCAACTCGGTCACGGCGGTCTACTCGGGCGATACCAACCTGACCACCAGCACCTCCGCCTCCGTCACGGAGACGGTGACGCCGTTTGCCCTGGTCGCCACGGCGAACCCGGTCTCGGTGCTCTACGGCCAGCCGATCCCGGCGTTGACCGGCACGCTCACCGGCGTCGCCCAGGCGGATGCGGCGAACGTCACGGCGGTCTTCGCGACGACCGCCACGCAGGGCGCGCGCTCCGGCGTCTATCCGATCACGGTGACGCTGACGGGCTCCGCCGCAGCCAACTACACGGTCTCGCTCTCGGGTACGCCAGCCGTCACCATCGCGGCGGCTGGAAGCAGGACGGTCCTCGCGAGCTCGAACGCCTCCATCGTCTTCTCCACGCCCATCACGCTGACCGCGACGGTCACGTCCCTGACGAGCGGGACGCCGACCGGAACGGTGCAGTTCCTGAACGGCACCACGGTGCTCGGCACGGTGGCGGTGAACGCCGGCGGCGTCGCAACGCTTGTGGTCTCGACCCTGCCGATCGGCGTGAACGCGCTCACCGCGGTCTACGCGGGCGATACGAACTTCGCGACCAGCGCGTCGACGGCGATCGCGGAGACGGTGGGGTCCTCCGACTTCAGCTTCAACCTCGCCACCGGCGGCAACGGCACGCAGACGGTCACGCCCGGCCTGAGCGCAACCTTCCCCTTCACGGTCGCGCCGACGCTGGCGACCTTCCCGCAGGCCGTGACCTTCACGGTCTCCGGTCTGCCGCCGGGCGCGACCTACACGCTGTCGCCGGCCTCGATCGCGGCGGGCGCCGGAAGCACGGCGATGACCCTGACGGTGCAGACCTCGAACCTGGCCGGCAAGCTGGCTCCCGCGCCCATGCCCCGGCGCCACGGATGGCCCGCGGTTGCCCTGGGACTGCTGTTGCTGCCCTTCGGTACGCGTCGCTTCCGGCGTCTGTCCAGGCGCTTCAGCAGGCGCGGTCTGATGTTGGTCTGGATGGTCTTCGGTCTGGCGGCCGCGGGTGCTCTCTCGGGTTGCGGTGCAGGCGGGTTCTTCAACCAGCAGCAGCAGAGCTACAACATCGTGGTCACCGCGACAAGCGGATCGATCTCGCACACGGCCAGCGTCACGCTGACCGTGCAGTAA
- a CDS encoding DNRLRE domain-containing protein translates to MTKQRVMKFGVAVLLAMFGVRAAQATDVTLVGDAHVYSGRPLTNYGGVSNLAVGSGNTALMQFDLSALPAATLSSQIARASLRLYVNRVYTPGTVNLAPITSAWSEFAVTYASIPTLGATASSFSVTSNDQYVTIDVTALVQGWVSSPASNFGVALSAPTANALFDSKENDETAHVPLLDVTITSQGPTGATGATGATGPQGIQGLTGATGPQGIQGIQGVTGPQGIQGIQGFTGATGAVGAQGVTGVTGAQGLTGPSGSTGLTGATGATGAQGVTGATGLTGSTGATGVTGATGATGATGVTGSTGVTGATGSTGVTGSTGAIGATGVTGSTGATGANGVTGATGSTGVTGSTGATGVTGATGATGVTGATGSTGATGSTGVTGATGSTGATGSTGATGATGVTGATGATGVTGVTGSTGATGATGVTGATGSTGVTGSTGVTGSIGVTGSTGATGATGSTGAGVNFKGAWSNTQTFAVNDIATYPSTNGSAYINIVAVTSLPGTSPDVDTTHWKLFVPAGSVGATGVTGSVGATGATGIGLMGATGATGANGVTGSTGATGATGVTGAIGFTGATGATGATGTTGATGATGATGVHYTGSYSNSSTYSANDVVLYNNALYIDIFTGGTVSADPPTDTTFWAVLLPSGATGPTGANGAASTVAGPSGPAGPAGATGPAGATGPSSASTPATSFSLGVPYSVYPHAVNATGFNCSPMGGPACVTTAAITGAYSYLPLACTAHLTIYSPGANTYTLYEGPYVSSSNPGTSLGSCTTTAGGTCSINPSPQLPAGTNLYILAPANGFFTSAFSCQ, encoded by the coding sequence ATGACGAAGCAGCGGGTGATGAAGTTTGGCGTAGCGGTCCTCCTGGCGATGTTTGGTGTACGTGCAGCGCAGGCCACCGATGTAACCCTTGTTGGGGATGCCCACGTGTACTCCGGCCGCCCCCTCACCAACTACGGTGGAGTCTCGAACCTCGCAGTGGGAAGCGGCAATACAGCGCTCATGCAGTTCGATCTGTCCGCTCTTCCGGCTGCGACCCTCTCCTCCCAGATCGCCCGGGCTTCGCTTCGCTTGTATGTGAACCGCGTCTACACGCCCGGTACCGTCAACCTCGCGCCGATCACGAGTGCCTGGAGCGAGTTCGCCGTGACGTATGCCTCCATCCCTACCCTTGGCGCGACGGCTTCAAGCTTTTCGGTCACAAGCAACGATCAGTACGTCACCATCGACGTGACGGCCTTGGTGCAGGGCTGGGTTTCGTCTCCTGCGTCAAACTTCGGCGTTGCTCTTTCAGCGCCGACGGCGAACGCTCTCTTCGACTCCAAGGAGAACGATGAGACGGCGCACGTTCCGCTTCTGGATGTCACCATCACCTCGCAGGGGCCGACTGGAGCAACAGGAGCCACTGGTGCGACTGGCCCACAGGGTATCCAGGGTCTAACCGGAGCTACCGGTCCACAGGGCATTCAAGGCATTCAGGGTGTGACCGGACCTCAGGGAATCCAGGGCATTCAGGGATTCACGGGGGCGACCGGAGCAGTTGGTGCACAGGGTGTTACCGGTGTCACTGGCGCTCAGGGCCTCACTGGACCTAGCGGTTCGACTGGTCTAACCGGAGCCACGGGTGCGACCGGGGCGCAGGGCGTTACCGGTGCGACTGGACTGACGGGTTCCACCGGAGCAACGGGAGTGACTGGAGCAACAGGTGCGACCGGAGCAACGGGTGTTACCGGGTCGACTGGCGTTACTGGCGCGACCGGCTCTACCGGTGTGACTGGCTCCACGGGAGCAATCGGCGCGACAGGCGTTACGGGCTCAACCGGCGCAACGGGGGCGAATGGCGTAACCGGAGCAACTGGCTCCACTGGAGTCACAGGTTCTACCGGAGCAACGGGCGTTACCGGCGCAACCGGTGCGACCGGAGTGACGGGTGCTACCGGTTCTACTGGCGCGACTGGTTCGACGGGCGTTACTGGAGCAACGGGCTCTACCGGTGCGACTGGATCCACGGGGGCAACCGGCGCGACGGGTGTTACCGGCGCAACCGGTGCGACCGGAGTAACGGGTGTTACCGGTTCTACGGGTGCGACTGGGGCGACTGGCGTTACTGGTGCGACCGGCTCCACCGGAGTTACAGGTTCTACCGGCGTCACGGGTAGCATTGGTGTGACTGGCTCTACCGGTGCAACGGGCGCGACCGGATCCACGGGAGCGGGTGTCAACTTCAAGGGAGCCTGGTCCAATACCCAGACTTTTGCAGTCAATGATATTGCGACGTATCCATCGACCAACGGCTCGGCGTACATCAATATCGTTGCCGTCACGTCGCTTCCAGGTACATCGCCCGACGTCGACACGACTCACTGGAAGCTGTTTGTTCCTGCTGGCTCGGTTGGTGCGACCGGTGTAACCGGTTCCGTCGGCGCGACCGGAGCGACTGGCATTGGACTGATGGGTGCCACGGGGGCTACCGGTGCTAACGGTGTCACCGGCTCGACCGGAGCTACAGGGGCTACGGGCGTCACTGGCGCGATCGGTTTCACCGGTGCTACGGGCGCTACGGGTGCCACCGGAACAACCGGTGCCACGGGCGCTACAGGTGCTACCGGTGTGCACTACACCGGTTCCTATAGCAATAGCTCTACCTACAGCGCGAACGATGTCGTCCTCTACAACAACGCTCTGTACATCGACATCTTCACGGGTGGCACCGTCAGTGCCGATCCGCCAACAGACACCACCTTCTGGGCTGTACTTCTCCCCTCGGGAGCCACCGGCCCGACCGGTGCAAACGGAGCCGCCAGCACGGTGGCTGGTCCGAGCGGGCCAGCGGGCCCAGCGGGTGCAACAGGGCCAGCGGGTGCCACCGGACCGTCGTCCGCGTCAACCCCCGCCACCAGCTTCAGCTTGGGCGTCCCTTACTCGGTCTATCCCCACGCCGTCAATGCCACGGGCTTCAACTGTTCTCCGATGGGAGGGCCAGCATGCGTGACCACAGCGGCCATTACCGGTGCCTATTCGTACCTCCCGCTTGCCTGCACGGCACACCTCACGATCTACTCCCCTGGGGCTAACACGTACACCTTGTACGAAGGGCCCTATGTGAGTTCGTCGAATCCGGGCACGTCGCTGGGAAGCTGCACAACGACCGCCGGAGGTACCTGCTCGATCAACCCGTCGCCTCAACTGCCCGCTGGGACGAATCTCTACATTCTGGCGCCCGCGAATGGCTTCTTCACATCGGCCTTCTCCTGCCAGTAA